From the Lampris incognitus isolate fLamInc1 chromosome 6, fLamInc1.hap2, whole genome shotgun sequence genome, one window contains:
- the hsd17b12a gene encoding very-long-chain 3-oxoacyl-CoA reductase-A, with protein MHPFNLEDMLRRVESPLFWVGAFTVASLALWLLYRLLSGFRIWVLGNGQLLSPKLGKWAVVTGATDGIGKSYTEELARRGFALMLISRSQDKLDDVARSLEEQFKVETKTIAVDFGRTDIYQKVEAGLAGLEIGVLVNNVGVSYPYPEYYLQIPDLDNFITNMINVNMTSVCQMTRLVLPRMVERSKGVILNISSASGMYPVPLLTVYSSTKAFVDFFSRGLQEEYRRQGIIIQSVLPFFVATKMTRIRKPTLDKPTPERYVAAELTTVGLQSQTNGYFPHAVMGWLTTKLVPISLVIFFGARMNRLQRTGYLRRRKLREQKNGTSLKSE; from the exons ATGCATCCGTTTAACTTGGAGGACATGCTTCGTCGGGTCGAGTCGCCTCTCTTCTGGGTCGGCGCATTTACCGTGGCCTCGTTGGCGTTGTGGTTGCTCTACAGACTGCTCTCAGGTTTTCGGATTTGGGTCTTGGGAAATGGGCAGCTGCTCTCGCCGAAGCTGGGCAAATGGGCAG TTGTTACAGGGGCTACGGATGGAATTGGGAAATCCTATACGGAGGAG CTTGCCCGTAGAGGATTTGCCTTGATGCTGATCAGCCGCTCCCAGGACAAGCTAGATGACGTGGCCAGGTCACTtg AAGAGCAGTTTAAAGTGGAAACCAAGACGATTGCAGTGGACTTCGGTAGAACTGACATTTATCAGAAGGTCGAGGCAGGGCTTGCAGGTCTAGAGATTGGCGTTCTCG TTAACAATGTTGGTGTGTCCTACCCCTACCCTGAGTACTACCTTCAAATTCCTGATCTGGACAAC TTCATCACAAATATGATCAACGTCAACATGACCTCAGTGTGCCAG ATGACGCGTCTTGTGCTGCCCAGAATGGTGGAGAG GTCCAAAGGCGTCATCCTAAACATCTCCTCTGCCAGTGGCATGTATCCTGTGCCCCTGCTCACAGTGTACTCTTCCACAAAG GCCTTTGTGGACTTCTTTTCCCGTGGCCTTCAGGAGGAGTATAGGCGTCAGGGCATTATCATACAG AGTGTGCTACCCTTTTTTGTTGCCACCAAGATGACCCGTATCAGGAAGCCCACCCTCGACAAGCCCACCCCAGAGCGCTACGTGGCTGCCGAGCTCACTACCGTGGGCCTGCAGAGCCAGACCAACGGCTACTTTCCCCACGCCGTCATG GGTTGGCTGACCACCAAGCTGGTGCCCATCAGCCTTGTCATCTTCTTCGGTGCCAGGATGAACCGTCTGCAGCGCACTGGGTATCTGCGAAGGAGGAAACTGCGGGAGCAGAAAAACGGCACAAGCCTGAAGAGTGAATAG